AGGCAAAGATTTCGTTTCCCAAGCAGGACTACCAGTAATTAACATCCCTGGATGTCCCGCGCATCCCGATTGGATTACGCAGATATTAGTAGCGATCGCCACTGGACGCATCGCCGACATCACCTTAGACGAACTACATCGTCCCCAAACCTTCTTCAACACCTACACCCAAACAGGTTGTACTCGCAACGTCCACTTTGCTTACAAAGCCTCAACCGCCGAATTTGGTCAGCGTAAAGGTTGCTTATTTTACGACTTGGGTTGTCGCGGCCCCATGACTCATTCCTCCTGCAACCGCATTTTGTGGAACCGCGTTTCTTCCAAAACCCGCGCCGGAATGCCTTGTTTAGGTTGCACAGAACCAGAATTTCCCTTCTTTGACCTCAAACCCGGAACTGTATTTAAAACTCAAACAGTGATGGGCGTTCCCAAAGAATTACCGCCAGGAGTGAAAAAGAAAGACTACGCCTTACTCACAATGGTTGCTAAAGACGCAGCCCCAGCTTGGGCAGAAGAAGACTTTTTTACAGTTTAGTCAAAAGTCAAGAGTCAAGAGTCAAGAGTCCAAAGTCAAAAGTCAAGAGTCCAAAGTTTTTAACTATTGACCATTGACCATTGACCATTGACCATTGACCATTGACCATTGAACATTGACCATTGACCATTGACCATTGACCATTGACCATTGACCATTGACTATGGACAAATGACAAATGACAATTCAAACATTAGATATATCGCCCGTTGGTAGAGTCGAAGGCGATTTAGATGTCCGTGTGGAAATTGCAGATGGACAAGTCGTTAACGCTTGGACACACGCTGAACTGTTTCGCGGTTTTGAAGTAATTTTACGCGGCAAAGACCCCCAAGCCGGGTTAATTGTCACACCTCGCATTTGCGGAATTTGCGGCGGTTCTCACCTAACTTGTGCATCGTGGGCATTAGATACAGCTTGGGGAACAGAAGTTCCACGCAATGCAATTTTAGCGAGAAATTTAGGTCAAATTGTCGAAACAATTCAAAGTATACCTCGCTATTTTTATGGTCTATTTGCCATTGATTTAACTAATAAAAATTACCGCAGTAGTCGCTTTTACGACGAAGCTGTGAGACGCTTTGCTGCTTTCACAGGGAAATCTTACGAATTGGGCATCACAATTTCCGCCAAACCTGTAGAAATTTATGCTTTATTAGGCGGACAATGGCCCCACAGCAGTTATATGGCGATAAATTGGGGAATTGCTTATATAGTCAGGATTTGTAAGTATAGGTGCAATGAATTCCCTGGCTTTTCCTTAAATCAGGCAGTTCTGAGGTGGCATCTAGCAGCAAATCTATTTATTTTTCTCTACTCAAAGTTATTTGCTTTTCTCAAGCATTACCTAATTTTTCCTTAAACCGATATTAGCGATGTCTAGCGACAAGCCGCTCCGCGTCTACGCAGTTAAGGAAGTCCAAAGCAAGTAGTTAAGTATAATTATTTTCTTGCCATTAAAATATAAAATCGGTTTTTTCTCAATATAAATACGTAAACAATAATATTAAACTTTAAATAATGACATGCTAATTTGTGTATATTAAGTATTGATTTGTTTGTTGGCTGGATTCACCACTATATTTTCTTTGATGATCAACGCCATCTCCAACCCCAAAATCGCCTAAACTCAAAGTGTCCGCCAACTAGCAAAATCCTATGTCTCGCTGGTTCAACATTGCAGGCCCGTGTCAAGCCGATATCCACTACATGCTATCTCCAACAACACGATTACCAGATTTGGAGGAGCTAATCCAACAGCGTAGTTATTTTGTCGTTCATGCACCGCGACAAACGGGGAAAACCACGGCAATGTTAGCCCTAGCGCAGCAACTTACCGCAACTGGACGTTATGCAGCAGTAGTGGTATCGGTGGAGGTGGGAAGTGCATTTAATCATGACCCAGGTGCAGCAGAATTGGCGATTTTGGGAACTTGGTACGATACAATTTCGATCCGATTACCCAATGAATTGCAACCACCTGTTCTCAAACAAGGGCAAAAAGAAGAACCAGGACACAGAATTAGGGCTTTTTTGCAGGCTTGGGCGCAGTCTTCGCCCCTACTTTTGGTAATATTGATTGATGAAATTGATTCTTTACAAGATGAAACCCTAATTTCGGTGCTAAGGCAATTACGGGATGGCTTTCCCAATCGTCCAGAAAATTTTCCCTCTTCTGTAGGATTAATCGGTTTGCGGGATGTACGAGATTACAAAGTTGCATCCGGTGGAAGCGACAGATTAAACACATCCAGTCCTTTTAATATTAAAGTCAGTTCAATTACCCTGAGAAACTTTAATGCTACAGAGGTGCAAGAACTATATCAACAACATACAGAAGAGACAGGACAAATATTCACTCTAGAAGCCGCAGCAACAGCTTTTGATTTAACCCAAGGACAACCTTGGTTAGTTAATGGTCTTGCTAAAGAAGTTGTAGAAAAAATGGTTAAGGATAGAAATATTGGTATTACAAAAGAACATATTTTACAAGCCAAGGAAATATTAATTGCCCGTCAAGATACTCATCTCGATTCTTTAGCTGAAAAACTCAGGGAGAAACGAGTTAAAGACATCATTGAGCCGATTTTATCAGGACAAGCATTACCCGATACCCCAGCCGACGATCGCCAATATTTAATCGATTTAGGGTTACTGCGACGCGATCCTGCGGGGGGACTAGTTATTGCTAACCCGATTTACCGCGAAGTTATTCCCCGCGTTTTAGTGGAAGGAACCCAGGATAGTTTACCCCATATTAGTCCCAGTTGGTTAACCCCTGAAGGAGAGTTAAATATAGATGCGTTACTAGCAGCATTTCTCAAATTTTGGCGACAGCACGGGGAACCATTATTAGGTAGTACTGGCTACCATGAAATCGCCCCCCACATCGTATTAATGGCTTTCTTGCATCGTGTTGTGAATGGTGGTGGAACTCTGGAAAGGGAATATGCAATTGGTAGTGACAGAATGGATTTATGTCTGCGTTACAAAGATGTCACTTTAGGTATCGAGTTAAAGGTATGGCGGGAGAAAAAGCGTGACCCCCTGACTGAGGGGATTGAGCAATTAGAATCTTATTTAGGGCGTTTGGGGTTGGATTTTGGTTGGTTATTTGTGTTTGACAGGCGTAAAAATGCCCTACCAATGGAAGAACGTTTGTCAACTGAGGTTGTGCTGACGGAAAATCAGCGTGCGATTACTGTGATTCGGGCGTGAGTATTTTGATTGATTTCTTTGTTTGGATATTGAGCGATCGCTTTTTTTCAAAGATGTTTCACGGTGAAGTTAGACGGCTTATATTTATAACTTAGTTCGAGTGCATTGCAAAAGCTATTGAGTATATTTAACAAAGCATTATAATAAACGTAAGCATCGTCTCGTTCATCTTGAAGAAGGGCATATAAGGTTAGCTCTGGCTCTGGGGCTAAGTGATCTTTAGGGATATCTAAACCGGCTTCAGTTAAGCGCGTTGCCGCGATCGCAGCTAACAATGCTCCAATTGTATTGGACTCGCCTCTGTGAAGATCACTGAGTCCAGGCAAGATTATCTCAGATCCCGGCAACTCATTGAGATTCATGATTGATCATCCTCCAGGTTATCTTCACAACGTTCAATAAAGTTATCTACTCTGCTTCTAAGCATATCAGGGTTAAGCGATGGGAATCTGATTAGTTCAGGTGCGATCGCTTCAAAACAATCCCGTAGATTACTCAAAGAGAATAATTTCTGTTTGTACATGGCTTCAATATCTTTAATATCACGGTCAAATCCCCTGGATAGTTTAGAAAGAGCTTGGGCTGTAAAATCATAGTGATAAAAGGAAATTTGACCTTGTTTGCCAATGAATACGCTTCTATCACGCCATCCTGGAAGAGGTGGCAAGAAATCCTGGGGAGATGCCAAAATCAGTAAATAATCATACATAAGGTGCGTTACACTCCGTTAACGCACCCTACAAGATCAGCCTATGCGACTGACCCCATTTATTGATTGATTTTTACCTCGTTAACCTTCGATATCCACCTGCTTCTCTACGAGGTTGATCGTGGAAACACCATTCCATGTCCCTTCAAGCCATTGGATTGATCCATCACCTGCACGTATCTTTGCCCTGTAAGGAACATCGAGATCGCCCTTGGTGACCGACGCGACGCGTTGTATGCGCTTCAAAGGCGGCACCTCGACGTCACTCTCACGGGTATAGCTCTGTGTAGTTGTGTTCTCTTTCCCAAACTGCCAAGTATGGGTTGTGGAGGCATCCAACTTCACGCTTTTCTCAGTCTCAGCCAGCCTAGGAATCCCTGTTTTGACTTTTATCTCCACTCCCACCTCCAACCTTAACCTTTCATTCTCCATCTTCAACGCCAAAATTTCATTCTTCTGCAACTCAATTAACGACTTCTGACTCATCACCTCACCAAAGGCTTTTTTACGGTTTTCAATGCCAAACCAGCGCTGGTAGGTTTTTGTATGTTCATCAACAGTATGACCTAAGTTGTCTGCTGCGGCTTTGATGGGTATTCCCTGAAGATGCGCTCGAATCGCGCAAGCATGACGCAAATCGTAGGGTTGAAACTCAATTCCCACTTTTTTAAACCATCTGGATATATCTCTCCGCATCCAATTAATATTTTGCACAGATGCAATTTTTGTCACCTTTTTTTCTAAAATCCTTAATGATTTGGGATTTTGTAAATCAAATAATTCTATCCATTCTGGTACAAAAGGAATAACTTCTCGATATCCAGTTTTTGTATTTTTATTGACTTTCCAAGTATGGTCGATATTTTGGGGAGATATCCACCAATTAATATCTGGTTGCACAAATAATTCCCTTGGTCTTAACCCAAAGGTTGCTAACATTCCATATACCCAACGCCACATTTCCCATGTGTCGATTTCATCACTAATGTTTGTATTTTTGCGGTTGAGGGCGAATTTTTCAAATAGGTCGAAAGAACGCACTATTTTATCATCGTCGGGGATTTCTCGATGAGCAGGGGTGACATTATCCCGTGTTACATCAAGTGAAAAACCCATTTGAAAGGTTTTAATAAAAACAGAAGTTACCGCAATCAGTTCATTTTTTTTATTTCCCTGAAATGAATTAATAATTTCCTCAAAATTATTTTTTGTTGCCAAAGTGGTTAAAGGAAAGTTTCTTTTAATAACAGATATATAGTTAGCAAAAGTATTTTGACTGGTTATAGTTTTCTGACGAGTTTTATAATATTTTTCCTCAAATGTATCTAATAATTCTCCAATGCTTTTTATTTCTTGCTTCTCTCTAGATTTTATTCCTAAATACTTCTCATTCCACTCGAAAGTATGGCGAGCGATTAATTTACCCAACTCGTAACTTTCCTCGATCGCAGTTTTTAATCCCTCTAAATTAGCTGGTATCCCTAGAGACAAGTCATACTGCTTTTTTTCCTTACCTAAGCTGCAATCGCCTGGTTTTAACGGTAGGGTAGCTCGTAACTGAAGAGAATTGCCAGTTTGTTTAATGCTAACTCTAATTCTATCCCTTTTTAAATTACTATTAGCTTCAACTAACTTCTGCTCAAAAACTGCTTGATACTGTAATTCCGTCGCTTTAATTTTCGCCATTGTTCCCCTATAACTGCCGTCTGTGGTGTTGTGCGGCTCAAAATCTGCAAACATATCGGCGAACAAGTCCCCTGAGTCTGCGTTTGCATCCTCATCTGTAGATAGGGGATATGTCTTTGATATTAAATTTTGGCGATGCCTGGGTTGGGCTGCGCCTACGCAATTACCCTGGTTTTGATTTTGCCCGCTCATTCCCTAAATATTCCCTTATTTATAAGCTGAAATGGTAAAAATAAAATGTTCTTGTTGAGCAAAATAACTTTACACAACAAGTTACTCAGGAACATTTTCACCATACCACCAGTTGCCATAGCAGTTATATGGTGCCTGGTGGCGTGATGTGCGCCCCCACGTTAACAGACATTACCCGCGCTTGGGCGATTCTAGAATTTTTCCGCACCAATTGGTTAGAACCAGTGTGGTTAGGTTGTTCTTTGGAACGTTACGAAGAAATCCAGACATATGATGATTTCATGTCATGGCTAGATGAAGACAGAAATCATCGTGATTCCGATTTGGGTTTTTATTGGCGCATGGGTTTAGATATCGGTCTAGATAGATATGGCGCTGGTGTTGGTAAATACGTCACTTGGGGATATTTAGCCCATGAGGATAAATACCAAAAGCCCACCATTGCAGGACGCAACGCTGCGATGATCATGAAAAGTGGAGTGTACGATAGCTTCACTGATACTCACACCTTAATGGATCAAAGCTTCACCCGTGAGAATACCACCCATTCTTGGTACGATGAAGGCACAGCGGACATGCACCCAAGCGATCGCACCACTAAACCCATCGCCAACAATACCAAAGACTTTGACAACGCTTATTCTTGGGCGAGTGCAGTCCTACACAAAGACTTCGGGCGTTTGGAAGCTGGCCCTTTAGCACGTCAATTGGTGGCTGGTGGTAAACACGGTGAATCTTGGCAACACTACGACGGCTTGATTCTGGATGTGTTCAAGCATATGGGCGGTGCTAACATTCATGTGCGTCAGCTAGCACGAGTTCACGAACTTGTCAAGTTATATCGGCAAGCTGAACATTGTTTGCGGGAGTTCAAATTAAACGACCCTTGGTATATTAAACCCCAAGAAAAGGATGGCAAAGGTTGGGGTGCAACGGAAGCAGCGCGGGGGTCTTTGTGTCACTGGGTAGAAGTTGAGGGCGGTAAGATTAAGAATTACCAAGTGATTGCCCCTGGTACTTGGAATATCGGCCCCCGTGACGGTGAAGGCAAACGCGGCCCCATTGAAGAAGCTTTAGTGGGTACACCCATTTACGATCCTACCGACCCTGTGGAAGTTGGTCATGTGGCGCGATCGTTTGATTCTTGTTTGGTGTGTACAGTTCACGCCCATGATGCGAAAACAGGCGAAGAATTGGCGCGTTTTCGCACTGCGTAAAAATTACTAATAGCTAATGGCTAATTATTATTTAGTTCGCTATTAGCTATTAGCTATATTTTTTACCTTGTTAGATATTGTGCCATCATTATAAATAACAAAGGCATAAGTGAAGAGTTTATGACAATAACTATAGAAGCTGTTTATGAACAGGGAGTACTCAGGCTATTACAGCCTATTCCATTAGCCGAAGGAACTCGTGTTGAAGTCACTGTGATTTCAACAGAGGCTAAACCTAAAACTCCTAGAGAGATTCTAGCCCAAATCGCTGCTATGCCCTTAGAAGTTAGCAATGATCAATTCTCTGGTCGAGATCATGACAACATTCTTTATCCTCCGTCTAGTAGTACATGATCTTTGTAGACACCAGTGCTTGGTTTGCTAGCATCGTTCCCTCCGATACCGATCATCAGGCAGCAACTTTATGGGTTAATCAAAATACTCAGCCATTGATCACAACAGATTACATTGTTGATGAAACTCTGACTCTCTTAAGAAGCCGTGGTGAATCTTTAAGAGCAATTAGTTTAGGAGAGGCATTCTTTTCAGGTGTTTTAACGACTATTTATTATTTGACAGAAGAGGACATTCGAGAAACTTGGCAGATTTTTCGCCAGTTTTCAGATAAAAACTGGAGTTTCACAGATTGTAGCAGTAGAGTTATAATGAACAAACTTCATTTAACTCAAGCATTCACCTTTGATCATCACTTTCGTCAATTTGGTTTTGTGAATATAGTACCTTGACAGGTATGCGATCGCTCTTGCATCACTATGAGAACTAAACTAAACTTAGTTTATAGACTTAGTTTAATTTTATGGAAAGCGTAAATATTCATCAAGCTAAAACGAATCTCTCAAAGCTGTTGTCGCGCGTGGAACTTGGAGAAGAAATTATTATTTCTAACCGAGGCGTTCCCATCGCTAAGTTAGTACCATTTCGGGCTTCATCAAATCGAATCAGTAGTTTAGGGCAAGATAGAGGGCGTTTTGTAGTGCCAGATGATTTCAACGCACCTCTGCCAGAAGAGATTTTGGCAGCATTTGAGGGCAGTGAGGAGTGAAACTGTTGCTAGACACGCAGTGCTGGTTATGGTGGTTTACCAAACCAGAGTATTTGAATGAGGTAGCAATCGCCCATATTGCTGATGAAACAAATGAATTATGGCTATCAGTCGCCAGCGTTTGGGAAATAGGGATAAAAGTAGCGATCGGCAAGTTAGCCTTAGAAGATCCCCTAGACAGTTATATTTCTAGTCGGATGGCGCTATTAGCAATGCGATCGCTGGAAATTACAGCACCTCATGCTTTACGAGCAGCTGCGTTACCGCTGCATCACCGAGATCCTTTTGATAGGATCTTGATAGCGCAGGCTCAGATAGAAGATATGACGCTTGTCAGTGCCGATCCAATGTTCAATAAGTACGAAATTTCCCTACTTTGGGCAGCTAATTAGTCAGACTTAACAGAGATCGCAATTGCTATTTCGGCGATCGCAATTACTTCCTAAAACTACTACCCAGAAACAGACTTATCAAAGCTTTACCAAAAAATAGCCAATCTAACCAAAACACAATATGCAGAGTTACTATCAACCAAAATACAATTTGATAGGAAACTTTGCTACTTTTGTGGTGTAGTTTTCCTTGAGCAACAAACGCACCTAACCAACCACCAAAAAATTCGCATAAATGTAAAGTCTTCTCTGGCACTCTCCATTGGCCTTGTTTTGCACGAGATTTATCATCAGCATATAGCGCAAAGGTAATAAAACTCATAACAGGATAAACGATTAAAGGAATTGGGTTGCCAGTAGTTAGTAAAAAATGAATTGAACCTAAACCAGGTATTAGAGATAAGAGTAACGTATTAAATACTAATGGTGAAGTTTTCCGCACAGCCTTAGATGTAACCTTCGTCGGTGCGACAGAAGATGATATACCTTCTTCGAGTGAAGCATTACATGCACGCGCTTTGCCGTTTTTATCAACCGTGAGTTGATAATGAACGGAATCACCAACTTGGGGACGACGTTTAACTTCTTTGAATGCACTGATGTGAACAAAGACTTCTTGACTACCATCGCTGGGTTGTATGAAACCAAACCCGCGATCGTCTTTCCATGTAGTTAGTCGGCCTTTGCCTAAAACAGGTTTCATGAATAAGTTTTATATTTATACCTGTTTTATAGTGTGCCCTTATATATATGAATGCTAACTGCTTTCAAAGTTACTTTTTACATATACAATGTCAAATTGATGCACAACTAACAGGTTTTTATAGTAATTAATTCATCGTCTAGTGCATTAGCCGTAGCGTAACACACTAAAACTTGCAGAAACGATGCGTTAGGCTTGCCTTAACTCACTCTAAAAATCTCAAATTTATAAGGTAAGCTTGTGTCTGATATAGCCCTACACAAATATCTCCCTCGCCTTCCCGAAACAGCACTGCAAGAATTCATAGAATGGTGTGTTTTAGAGCAGGCAAAAGCAGCAGAATGTAATTTTACTCCAGATACAAGTAAGTTAAATAACTTACCACCAGCAGAATACATTCCTAAACTTGTCGATCAATTTATGAAAGTTAAACCTGACCCGATTAAAGCAGGTTTAGTAGCAGCGATCGCTGGCAAAGAAGCTGACACACATGGATTATCTGGTTTAGCGATCGTCGCTGATTTTGTATCACTTTATGTCAAGTATTTAATCCCTAAAGATGGGAATACTCCAGAACAAGCACAAGCAATATTAACTCAAGCATCACAACATCAGTGTGAGAAACTTGTTGAAATCGCCAAAAAACATGGTGTAGAGTTTTAGTTTCTACTAGATACTGATTTTTCAACAGATGGAGAACTGATAGGGGCGGGTTTAAAAATATTATCAATT
Above is a window of Nostoc sp. UHCC 0702 DNA encoding:
- a CDS encoding type II toxin-antitoxin system VapC family toxin — its product is MKLLLDTQCWLWWFTKPEYLNEVAIAHIADETNELWLSVASVWEIGIKVAIGKLALEDPLDSYISSRMALLAMRSLEITAPHALRAAALPLHHRDPFDRILIAQAQIEDMTLVSADPMFNKYEISLLWAAN
- a CDS encoding type II toxin-antitoxin system VapC family toxin; protein product: MIFVDTSAWFASIVPSDTDHQAATLWVNQNTQPLITTDYIVDETLTLLRSRGESLRAISLGEAFFSGVLTTIYYLTEEDIRETWQIFRQFSDKNWSFTDCSSRVIMNKLHLTQAFTFDHHFRQFGFVNIVP
- a CDS encoding ATP-binding protein — protein: MSRWFNIAGPCQADIHYMLSPTTRLPDLEELIQQRSYFVVHAPRQTGKTTAMLALAQQLTATGRYAAVVVSVEVGSAFNHDPGAAELAILGTWYDTISIRLPNELQPPVLKQGQKEEPGHRIRAFLQAWAQSSPLLLVILIDEIDSLQDETLISVLRQLRDGFPNRPENFPSSVGLIGLRDVRDYKVASGGSDRLNTSSPFNIKVSSITLRNFNATEVQELYQQHTEETGQIFTLEAAATAFDLTQGQPWLVNGLAKEVVEKMVKDRNIGITKEHILQAKEILIARQDTHLDSLAEKLREKRVKDIIEPILSGQALPDTPADDRQYLIDLGLLRRDPAGGLVIANPIYREVIPRVLVEGTQDSLPHISPSWLTPEGELNIDALLAAFLKFWRQHGEPLLGSTGYHEIAPHIVLMAFLHRVVNGGGTLEREYAIGSDRMDLCLRYKDVTLGIELKVWREKKRDPLTEGIEQLESYLGRLGLDFGWLFVFDRRKNALPMEERLSTEVVLTENQRAITVIRA
- a CDS encoding cold shock and DUF1294 domain-containing protein codes for the protein MKPVLGKGRLTTWKDDRGFGFIQPSDGSQEVFVHISAFKEVKRRPQVGDSVHYQLTVDKNGKARACNASLEEGISSSVAPTKVTSKAVRKTSPLVFNTLLLSLIPGLGSIHFLLTTGNPIPLIVYPVMSFITFALYADDKSRAKQGQWRVPEKTLHLCEFFGGWLGAFVAQGKLHHKSSKVSYQIVFWLIVTLHIVFWLDWLFFGKALISLFLGSSFRK
- a CDS encoding type II toxin-antitoxin system Phd/YefM family antitoxin; translated protein: MESVNIHQAKTNLSKLLSRVELGEEIIISNRGVPIAKLVPFRASSNRISSLGQDRGRFVVPDDFNAPLPEEILAAFEGSEE
- a CDS encoding hydrogenase small subunit — translated: MTNVLWLQGGACSGNTMSFLNAEEPTVCDLIADFGIKVLWHPSLGLELGNNLQTLLWNCILGKITLDILVFEGSVVNAPNGTGEWNRFADRPMKDWLTDLAKVAKFIVAVGDCATWGGIPAMAPNPSESEGLQFLKRTEGGFLGKDFVSQAGLPVINIPGCPAHPDWITQILVAIATGRIADITLDELHRPQTFFNTYTQTGCTRNVHFAYKASTAEFGQRKGCLFYDLGCRGPMTHSSCNRILWNRVSSKTRAGMPCLGCTEPEFPFFDLKPGTVFKTQTVMGVPKELPPGVKKKDYALLTMVAKDAAPAWAEEDFFTV
- a CDS encoding antitoxin family protein, coding for MTITIEAVYEQGVLRLLQPIPLAEGTRVEVTVISTEAKPKTPREILAQIAAMPLEVSNDQFSGRDHDNILYPPSSST